A stretch of [Clostridium] innocuum DNA encodes these proteins:
- the cas2 gene encoding CRISPR-associated endonuclease Cas2, producing the protein MLVIITYDVNTQNSAGKKRLRNVAKVCVNYGQRVQNSVFECVMDQAKCREVKHKLTGLIDKEHDSLRFYYLGNNYKNKVEHIGVKPSFNVEEDVLFI; encoded by the coding sequence ATGCTTGTTATAATAACTTATGATGTCAACACCCAAAACAGCGCAGGTAAAAAAAGATTAAGGAACGTTGCTAAAGTATGTGTGAATTATGGTCAAAGGGTTCAAAATTCAGTTTTTGAATGTGTTATGGATCAAGCGAAATGCAGAGAGGTTAAACACAAGCTTACTGGATTAATTGATAAAGAACATGATAGTTTAAGATTTTACTATTTAGGTAACAATTACAAAAATAAAGTAGAACATATAGGAGTTAAGCCTAGCTTCAATGTTGAAGAAGATGTTTTGTTTATATGA